The following are encoded together in the Streptomyces sp. NBC_00341 genome:
- a CDS encoding discoidin domain-containing protein, giving the protein MYAPPVFHRPVASTRRRRTGVLTAVAGLVVSLLAFVPSTPASAAPALLSQGKTVTASSQENYGTPAASAVDGDNGTRWSSAASDPQWIEVDLGSSASVSQIALKWETAYAKSYKIEFSTNNSTWSTAYSTTTGPGGNETLNVSGTARYVRLTGTTRATQYGYSLWEFQVFGTTGGGGGPQIPGGGDLGPNVLVFDPSMPNIQAKVDEIFKKQESAQFGDGRYALMFKPGTYNNLNAQIGFYTSIAGLGLKPDDTTFNGDVTVDAGWFNGNATQNFWRSAENLALNPVSGTDRWAVSQAAPFRRMHVKGGLNLAPNGYGWASGGYIADSKIDGQVGPYSQQQWYTRDSSIGSWGNGVWNMTFSGVEGAPAQSFPNPPYTTLDTTPVSREKPFLYLDGNDYKVFVPAKRTNARGVSWNGTPQGESIPLSQFYVVKPGASAATINAAVQQGLHLLFTPGIYHVNQTINIDRANTVVLGLGLATIIPDNGVTAIKVGDVDGVKLAGLLVDAGPQNSQVLVQVGPDGASADHSANPTTVQDVFVRVGGAGAGKATTAMVINNDDTIVDHTWLWRADHGDGVGWETNRSDYGLQVNGDDVLATGLFVEHFNKYDVRWSGERGKTIFFQNEKSYDAPNQAAVQNGNTKGYAAYKVDDSVTTHEGWGLGSYCYYNVDPTIIQGHGFEAPVKPGVKFHDLLVVSLGGQGQYDHVINNTGAPTSGTSTVPSNVVSFP; this is encoded by the coding sequence ATGTACGCACCCCCCGTGTTCCACAGACCCGTGGCCTCGACCAGAAGAAGACGTACCGGCGTACTGACCGCCGTCGCCGGTCTCGTCGTCTCCCTCCTGGCCTTCGTCCCCTCGACCCCCGCGAGCGCGGCACCCGCGCTGCTCTCGCAGGGCAAGACGGTGACCGCCTCCAGCCAGGAGAACTACGGCACGCCCGCCGCCTCCGCAGTGGACGGCGACAACGGCACCCGCTGGTCGAGCGCCGCCTCCGACCCCCAGTGGATCGAGGTCGACCTGGGCTCGTCCGCCTCGGTCAGCCAGATCGCGCTGAAGTGGGAAACCGCCTACGCCAAGAGCTACAAGATCGAGTTCTCCACGAACAACAGCACCTGGAGCACCGCCTACTCGACCACCACCGGCCCCGGCGGGAACGAGACGCTGAACGTCTCCGGCACCGCGCGCTACGTCAGGCTGACGGGCACCACGCGAGCCACCCAGTACGGCTACTCGCTCTGGGAGTTCCAGGTCTTCGGCACCACCGGCGGCGGGGGCGGCCCGCAGATTCCCGGCGGCGGCGACCTCGGCCCCAACGTGCTGGTCTTCGACCCCTCGATGCCCAACATCCAGGCCAAGGTCGACGAGATCTTCAAGAAGCAGGAGTCGGCGCAGTTCGGTGACGGCCGCTACGCGCTGATGTTCAAGCCGGGCACGTACAACAACCTCAACGCGCAGATCGGGTTCTACACCTCGATCGCCGGTCTCGGCCTCAAGCCCGACGACACCACCTTCAACGGTGACGTGACCGTGGACGCGGGCTGGTTCAACGGCAACGCCACCCAGAACTTCTGGCGTTCGGCGGAGAACCTGGCGCTCAACCCGGTCAGCGGCACCGACCGCTGGGCCGTCTCGCAGGCCGCCCCGTTCCGCCGGATGCACGTCAAGGGCGGACTCAACCTCGCTCCGAACGGCTACGGCTGGGCGAGCGGCGGGTACATCGCCGACAGCAAGATCGACGGCCAGGTCGGCCCGTACTCGCAGCAGCAGTGGTACACCCGCGACAGCTCGATCGGCAGCTGGGGCAACGGCGTCTGGAACATGACGTTCTCCGGCGTCGAGGGCGCCCCCGCCCAGAGCTTCCCCAACCCCCCGTACACCACGCTCGACACCACCCCCGTCTCGCGTGAGAAGCCGTTCCTCTACCTGGACGGCAACGACTACAAGGTCTTCGTCCCGGCCAAGCGCACCAACGCGCGCGGTGTCTCGTGGAACGGCACGCCGCAGGGCGAGTCCATCCCGCTGAGCCAGTTCTACGTGGTCAAGCCCGGGGCCTCCGCCGCCACCATCAACGCGGCCGTGCAGCAGGGCCTGCACCTGCTGTTCACGCCCGGCATCTACCACGTGAACCAGACGATCAACATCGACCGCGCCAACACGGTCGTCCTGGGCCTCGGCCTCGCCACGATCATCCCGGACAACGGGGTCACCGCGATCAAGGTCGGTGACGTGGACGGCGTGAAGCTCGCCGGTCTGCTCGTCGACGCCGGTCCGCAGAACTCCCAGGTCCTGGTCCAGGTCGGCCCCGACGGCGCGTCCGCCGACCACTCGGCGAACCCGACCACCGTCCAGGACGTGTTCGTCCGGGTCGGCGGCGCGGGAGCAGGCAAGGCCACCACCGCCATGGTGATCAACAACGACGACACCATCGTCGACCACACCTGGCTGTGGCGCGCCGACCACGGAGACGGAGTCGGCTGGGAGACCAACCGGTCCGACTACGGCCTCCAGGTCAACGGCGACGACGTGCTGGCCACCGGACTGTTCGTCGAGCACTTCAACAAGTACGACGTGCGCTGGTCCGGCGAGCGGGGCAAGACGATCTTCTTCCAGAACGAGAAGTCGTACGACGCCCCCAACCAGGCGGCCGTCCAGAACGGCAACACCAAGGGATACGCGGCCTACAAGGTCGACGACTCCGTCACCACCCACGAAGGGTGGGGCCTGGGCAGCTACTGCTACTACAACGTGGACCCGACGATCATCCAGGGCCACGGCTTCGAGGCCCCGGTGAAGCCCGGAGTGAAGTTCCACGACCTGCTCGTCGTCTCGCTCGGCGGCCAGGGCCAGTACGACCACGTCATCAACAACACCGGAGCGCCCACGTCGGGGACGTCGACCGTCCCGTCCAACGTGGTGTCCTTCCCGTGA
- a CDS encoding SpoIIE family protein phosphatase gives MTLGIVLLLVAAAVLSLVLQGRRDSAHEAGARSMSVAQSFANAPGTAAALDSKDPTAVLQPLAERVRERTGVEYVVVAGTNGIRYTHPDRERIGKHIVGPYKEALDGRAFTRTFTTSRGPAVVSVAPVLRTDGTVAGLVSVGITVETVNAVAEPSIPLAIGTALGALVLTAGAAALVSRRLRRQTHGLGPTEMTRMYEHHDAVLHSVREGVLIVGAEHRLLLANDEARRLLGLPADAEGRAVTELGLEPRTAELLASGKVATDEVRPAGNRLLAINLRPTAERGGPPGVVATLRDTTELRVVTGRAETVRERLRLLYRAGARIGTTLDVTTTARELAEVSAPGFADCATVDLADAVLRGEEPEPPSGEVINVRRTAVSGAVSGHPLYPLGRVIGFVPTGPEGIGSSSGHTWMVPDLTASEQWRRADPEQSARILEYGFHSLLSVPLHARGVILGMANFWRAETEEPFDAEDLSFAEELVARAAVSVDNARRYTREHEMAVTLQRSLLPRGVPEQNALDVAFRYLPAQAGVGGDWFDVIPLSGARVALVVGDVVGHGLHAAATMGRLRTTVHNFSTLDLPPDELLGHLDELVVRIDQDEQTDDSVAVTGATCLYAIYDAVTGRCSVARAGHPGPALVLPDGTVEFPEIPAGLPLGIGGMPFETVELEVPEGSRLVMYTDGLIERRDRDIDEGLEELRQTLADRDRTPEETCDDVLEALLPTRPGDDVALLVARTRTLDPARRVQWEVAPDASAVSGVRKEATRWLTDQGLDEEGFVTELILSELVTNAIRYGSEPITVRLLYDRALICEVADCSSTSPHLRYAATTDEGGRGLFLVAQFAERWGTRYTARGKVIWSEQSLGEPEPPPE, from the coding sequence AACCGGCGTGGAGTACGTCGTGGTGGCCGGGACCAACGGAATCCGCTACACCCACCCCGACCGCGAACGGATCGGCAAGCACATCGTCGGCCCGTACAAGGAAGCCCTGGACGGCCGCGCCTTCACCCGGACCTTCACGACGAGCCGCGGCCCCGCCGTCGTCTCGGTGGCCCCCGTCCTGCGGACCGACGGAACCGTCGCCGGGCTGGTGTCCGTGGGTATCACGGTCGAGACCGTGAACGCCGTGGCCGAACCGAGCATCCCGTTGGCCATCGGTACGGCGCTGGGCGCACTGGTCCTCACGGCGGGCGCCGCCGCCCTGGTGAGCCGCCGGCTGCGCCGCCAGACACACGGCCTCGGCCCGACCGAGATGACCCGGATGTACGAGCACCACGACGCGGTGTTGCACTCGGTCCGCGAGGGCGTCCTCATCGTCGGCGCCGAACACCGGCTGCTGCTCGCCAACGACGAGGCGCGAAGACTCCTCGGGCTGCCCGCCGACGCCGAGGGACGCGCCGTGACCGAGCTGGGTCTGGAACCGCGTACCGCCGAACTTCTGGCCTCCGGCAAGGTCGCCACGGACGAGGTGCGGCCGGCCGGGAACCGGCTGCTCGCCATCAACCTCCGTCCCACGGCCGAACGCGGCGGGCCCCCGGGTGTCGTGGCGACCCTGCGGGACACCACAGAGCTGCGGGTCGTCACCGGCAGGGCCGAGACCGTGCGGGAGCGTCTCAGGCTGCTGTACCGCGCGGGCGCCCGGATCGGCACCACCCTCGACGTCACCACGACCGCACGGGAACTCGCCGAGGTCTCCGCCCCCGGATTCGCCGACTGCGCGACGGTCGACCTCGCGGACGCGGTGCTGCGCGGAGAGGAACCGGAGCCACCCTCCGGAGAGGTGATAAACGTACGCCGCACCGCCGTCTCCGGCGCCGTGAGCGGCCACCCCCTCTACCCGCTCGGCCGAGTCATCGGCTTCGTACCCACCGGCCCCGAAGGCATCGGCAGCAGCAGCGGCCACACCTGGATGGTGCCCGACCTCACCGCGTCCGAGCAGTGGCGGCGGGCCGACCCGGAACAGTCCGCGAGGATCCTGGAGTACGGATTCCACTCACTGCTCTCCGTACCGCTGCACGCGCGCGGGGTCATCCTCGGCATGGCGAACTTCTGGCGCGCGGAGACCGAGGAGCCCTTCGACGCCGAGGACCTGTCCTTCGCGGAGGAACTGGTGGCCCGCGCGGCCGTCAGCGTCGACAACGCCCGTCGCTACACCCGCGAGCACGAGATGGCCGTGACCCTGCAGCGCAGCCTGCTCCCACGCGGCGTGCCGGAACAGAACGCCCTGGACGTCGCCTTCCGCTACCTGCCGGCGCAGGCCGGGGTGGGCGGGGACTGGTTCGATGTGATCCCGCTGTCCGGCGCACGGGTCGCTCTGGTCGTGGGCGACGTCGTCGGGCACGGTCTGCACGCCGCGGCGACCATGGGCCGGCTGCGCACCACGGTGCACAACTTCTCCACGCTGGACCTGCCGCCCGACGAACTCCTCGGCCACCTCGACGAACTCGTCGTCCGGATCGACCAGGACGAGCAGACCGACGACAGCGTCGCCGTCACCGGGGCCACCTGTCTCTACGCGATCTACGACGCCGTGACCGGGCGCTGCTCGGTGGCCCGGGCCGGCCACCCGGGGCCCGCTCTCGTGCTGCCCGACGGCACCGTCGAGTTCCCCGAGATCCCGGCCGGCCTGCCCCTCGGGATCGGCGGGATGCCCTTCGAGACGGTCGAACTGGAGGTGCCGGAGGGAAGCCGGCTGGTCATGTACACGGACGGCCTGATCGAGCGCAGGGACCGGGACATCGACGAAGGCCTCGAGGAACTGCGCCAGACCCTGGCCGACCGCGACCGGACCCCGGAGGAGACCTGTGACGACGTGCTGGAGGCCCTGCTGCCCACCCGGCCCGGCGACGACGTCGCCCTGCTGGTGGCCCGTACCCGCACCCTCGACCCGGCCCGGCGCGTGCAGTGGGAAGTGGCCCCGGACGCCTCGGCCGTCTCGGGTGTCCGCAAGGAGGCCACCCGGTGGCTCACCGACCAGGGGCTCGACGAGGAGGGTTTCGTCACCGAGCTGATCCTCAGCGAGCTGGTGACCAACGCCATCCGCTACGGCTCCGAGCCCATCACCGTACGGCTGCTGTACGACCGGGCGCTGATCTGCGAGGTGGCGGACTGCAGCAGCACCTCGCCGCATCTGCGCTACGCCGCGACCACCGACGAGGGCGGGCGAGGCCTTTTCCTGGTCGCCCAGTTCGCGGAGCGCTGGGGTACCCGGTACACCGCGCGCGGCAAGGTGATCTGGTCCGAGCAGTCGCTCGGTGAGCCGGAGCCGCCACCCGAATAG
- a CDS encoding helix-turn-helix transcriptional regulator gives MTGDMGPAPSGPGGAQAWRSFGVRLRQWRRHAGLTQVQVGVRVGYDHTAISKLEHGSRRTPPPLARKLDDLLMAGGDLLAACEAAEALEAARSSGGASGGPPGAPARRGPLPGEPAGGALLAMLPPGTALPARLPAYGLACPVHGRDGCAVPALADAVELHAVFCALGPESSSHPALDDETIHALTALLAVCLRADEERGWPGATAVVERTLHAMLRWMALPAAPYQRQLAPLAAEYAQSAGCLRLLWGRNGTAMAWLDRSLLWSAMAGHVGTEVAALSDMSTLARLEGDGPSALAYGGAIRQAAAGRAWAGAMSDLYQARGHAVRGDVAQTLGHLDRAWSQLDRVGERDETEAPWLSVASVRLRVESGAAGALRDLAVATGDRRFALRAIGAAGTALGLLPAGMLSARMLFLARMADAHACAGDLSAAQAVAGPVLDTTEVTPSTLLGQELRGLHGRLAARGAGRPETEDFVRRLAAVIR, from the coding sequence GTGACCGGTGACATGGGCCCCGCGCCGTCGGGGCCCGGTGGTGCGCAGGCGTGGAGATCCTTCGGGGTCCGGCTGCGCCAGTGGCGCCGGCACGCCGGGCTGACACAGGTTCAGGTGGGCGTCCGGGTCGGCTACGACCACACCGCCATCAGCAAACTCGAACACGGCAGCCGCCGGACACCGCCGCCGCTGGCCCGCAAACTGGACGACCTGCTGATGGCGGGCGGTGACCTGCTGGCCGCCTGCGAGGCGGCCGAGGCGCTGGAGGCCGCGCGGTCCTCCGGCGGGGCGTCCGGCGGGCCGCCCGGCGCCCCGGCGCGCCGGGGTCCGCTGCCCGGAGAGCCCGCGGGCGGGGCGCTCCTCGCGATGCTGCCGCCGGGCACCGCGCTGCCCGCCCGCCTTCCGGCGTACGGACTCGCCTGCCCGGTGCACGGCCGGGACGGCTGCGCGGTACCCGCGCTGGCCGATGCCGTCGAACTGCACGCCGTCTTCTGCGCCCTGGGCCCGGAGTCCTCGTCCCACCCCGCGCTGGACGACGAGACCATCCACGCGCTGACCGCCCTGCTGGCCGTCTGCCTGCGTGCCGACGAGGAACGCGGCTGGCCGGGAGCGACTGCCGTCGTCGAGCGCACCCTGCACGCCATGCTCCGGTGGATGGCGCTGCCCGCCGCCCCCTACCAGCGCCAACTCGCCCCGCTGGCAGCCGAGTACGCACAGTCGGCCGGCTGCCTGCGGCTGCTGTGGGGCCGCAACGGCACCGCGATGGCCTGGCTCGACCGCTCGCTGCTCTGGTCGGCGATGGCCGGTCATGTGGGGACCGAGGTCGCCGCCCTGAGCGATATGAGCACCCTGGCCCGGCTGGAGGGTGACGGCCCGTCGGCCCTGGCGTACGGCGGGGCCATCCGGCAGGCCGCGGCGGGCCGGGCCTGGGCGGGGGCGATGAGCGATCTGTACCAGGCGCGCGGGCACGCGGTCCGGGGGGACGTCGCGCAGACCCTGGGGCACCTCGACCGGGCCTGGTCCCAGCTGGACCGGGTCGGGGAGCGGGACGAGACGGAGGCGCCCTGGCTCTCGGTGGCCTCGGTGCGGCTGCGGGTGGAGTCGGGCGCCGCCGGAGCGCTGCGGGATCTCGCGGTGGCCACCGGGGACCGCCGGTTCGCGCTGCGCGCGATCGGGGCGGCCGGCACCGCGCTCGGACTGCTGCCGGCCGGGATGCTCTCGGCCCGGATGCTGTTCCTGGCCCGGATGGCGGACGCCCATGCCTGCGCGGGCGACCTGTCGGCGGCGCAGGCCGTGGCCGGCCCGGTGCTCGACACCACGGAGGTGACCCCGTCGACCCTCCTCGGCCAGGAACTGCGCGGGCTGCACGGCAGACTGGCGGCCCGTGGCGCCGGCCGGCCCGAGACGGAGGACTTCGTCCGCAGACTGGCCGCGGTGATCCGCTGA
- a CDS encoding M28 family peptidase, with amino-acid sequence MTAGTTLAVLAAMLVATNGQSASAEPTPPAPTPLAAAVSAADRAAASGLDALAKGPEERYERQNVTPWVNGLYSIAYQRTYRGLPVVGGDAVVVADSKGRVRGAQSAVSRRINVPTTATVSAARAETAARKKLKSVERVDSHRLVVRATGRKSRLAWETVLTGRTAKAPSHLHVFVDAGTGAVLDSYDDVKAGTGNSQWNGPSPLSINTTSSGGSYSLRDPGRPGLSCADYSTGGVFTKSSDSWGTGNAASKETGCVDVMWAAQHEWDMLRDWLGRNGHDGNGRSWPVKVGLNDVNAYWDGSTVSIGHNNANQWIGAMDVVGHEFGHGIDQYTPGGANNESGLGEATGDIMGALTEAYTNEPAPYDDPDYTVGEKINLVGNGPIRIMYNPGQIGDPNCYSSSIPSTEEHAAAGPLNHWFYLLAEGSSPGGGKPSSPTCNSSSVTGVGIQSAGKVFYGGMLLKTSGMTYKRYRTATLTSAKTLDPTCVLFNRTKAAWDAVSVPAQSGDPACTPSGNNDFSMSLDPATGSVKPGSSVTATVRTTVSSGSAQTVNLSATGQPSGVSVSFSPSAVQSGATSAMTVSTTSAAAPGTYTLTVKGAGTQSHTAQYTLTVNDGGGTPGGTPPDISVANVQSHLSQLSTIASQNGGNRRAGSAGYTASLAYVKGKLQAAGYTVSEQTCGSCTYAGKNLIADWPGGPADRTVMFGAHLDSVSAGPGINDNGSGSATLLENALTLAQQNPTMTKHVRFAWWNGEEQGLQGSQYYVGQLTSAQRAAISAYYNFDMIASTNGGYFINNLNSAASAPMKEYWTSLGLAPEENVEGQGRSDDYSFQQGGIATSGYATGASDTKTSAQAAKWGGTAGRSYDPCYHQSCDTTANINATALDRSADGVAYTVWKTAVGTTAPADDFSVSVNPVSGNVQPGASATATVSTATTSGSGQSVRLTASGAPSGVTVSFAPATVQSGSSSTMTVSAGAQATAGTYTLTVTATGTATHTTTYSLVVGGGGNCQARQVVANGGFENGTAPWTQTDGVINNRTSEKPAHTGSYQAWFGGWGSTHSDSASQSLTVPAGCSTYRLSFFVRTDTAESAGDATAYDTFTVKLGSRTLATYSNLDAGSGYVQQSFDVGSAAGQTVTLGFTSKEDAYLQTSFVVDDVALDVS; translated from the coding sequence ATGACGGCCGGGACAACCCTGGCCGTCCTCGCCGCGATGCTGGTCGCCACGAATGGCCAGTCAGCTTCCGCGGAACCGACCCCGCCCGCTCCCACCCCTCTCGCGGCCGCCGTGTCGGCCGCCGACCGGGCGGCCGCCAGTGGCCTCGACGCCCTGGCGAAGGGGCCGGAGGAACGCTACGAGCGACAGAACGTGACCCCCTGGGTCAACGGGCTCTACTCGATCGCCTACCAGCGCACCTACCGCGGACTCCCGGTGGTCGGCGGGGACGCCGTCGTGGTGGCCGACTCCAAGGGGCGGGTCCGCGGCGCCCAGTCGGCGGTCTCCCGGCGGATCAACGTACCGACCACCGCGACCGTCTCCGCCGCGAGGGCCGAGACCGCCGCGCGCAAGAAGCTGAAGTCCGTGGAGCGGGTGGACAGCCACCGGCTGGTCGTACGGGCCACCGGCAGGAAATCCCGACTGGCCTGGGAGACGGTGCTGACCGGCCGGACCGCGAAGGCGCCCAGCCATCTGCACGTCTTCGTCGACGCGGGCACCGGCGCGGTGCTCGACAGCTACGACGACGTCAAGGCCGGCACCGGCAACAGCCAGTGGAACGGGCCCTCCCCGCTGTCCATCAACACCACCTCCTCCGGCGGCAGTTACTCGCTCCGTGACCCCGGCAGACCCGGGCTCAGCTGCGCCGACTACAGCACGGGCGGCGTCTTCACCAAGTCCTCCGACTCCTGGGGCACCGGCAACGCCGCCAGCAAGGAGACCGGCTGCGTCGACGTCATGTGGGCGGCCCAGCACGAGTGGGACATGCTGCGCGACTGGCTGGGGCGCAACGGCCACGACGGCAACGGCCGCAGCTGGCCCGTCAAGGTCGGGCTGAACGACGTGAACGCCTACTGGGACGGCTCGACCGTCTCCATCGGCCACAACAACGCCAACCAGTGGATCGGCGCGATGGACGTCGTGGGCCACGAGTTCGGCCACGGCATCGACCAGTACACGCCCGGCGGCGCCAACAACGAGTCCGGCCTCGGCGAGGCGACCGGCGACATCATGGGGGCGCTCACCGAGGCGTACACCAACGAACCGGCCCCGTACGACGACCCGGACTACACCGTCGGCGAGAAGATCAACCTCGTGGGCAACGGGCCGATCCGGATCATGTACAACCCGGGGCAGATCGGTGACCCGAACTGCTACAGCTCCTCCATACCCAGCACGGAGGAGCACGCGGCGGCCGGTCCGCTCAACCACTGGTTCTACCTGCTGGCCGAGGGTTCCAGCCCCGGCGGCGGCAAGCCGTCCAGCCCGACGTGCAACAGCTCCTCGGTCACCGGCGTGGGCATCCAGAGCGCCGGCAAGGTCTTCTACGGCGGCATGCTGCTCAAGACCAGCGGCATGACGTACAAGCGCTACCGCACGGCCACGCTCACCTCGGCCAAGACCCTCGACCCCACCTGCGTGCTGTTCAACCGGACGAAGGCCGCCTGGGACGCCGTCAGCGTGCCCGCCCAGAGCGGTGACCCGGCCTGCACCCCGAGCGGCAACAACGACTTCTCGATGTCACTGGACCCGGCCACCGGCTCGGTGAAGCCCGGCAGCTCCGTGACGGCAACAGTCAGGACGACCGTCAGCTCCGGCAGCGCGCAGACGGTGAACCTGTCCGCGACCGGCCAGCCGAGCGGGGTCTCCGTCTCGTTCAGCCCGTCCGCCGTGCAGTCGGGCGCGACCTCGGCCATGACCGTCTCGACGACGTCGGCCGCGGCCCCGGGGACCTACACGCTCACCGTGAAGGGCGCCGGCACCCAGAGCCACACCGCGCAGTACACGCTGACCGTCAATGACGGCGGGGGCACGCCTGGTGGCACACCCCCCGACATCAGCGTCGCCAATGTGCAGTCGCACCTGTCGCAGCTCAGCACCATCGCCTCGCAGAACGGCGGCAACCGCCGGGCCGGCAGCGCCGGTTACACCGCTTCGCTGGCCTATGTGAAGGGCAAGCTCCAGGCGGCCGGATACACGGTCAGCGAGCAGACCTGCGGCAGCTGCACCTACGCGGGCAAGAACCTCATCGCGGACTGGCCGGGCGGTCCGGCGGACCGGACCGTGATGTTCGGCGCCCACCTGGACAGCGTCAGTGCCGGCCCCGGCATCAACGACAACGGCTCCGGTTCGGCCACCCTGCTGGAGAACGCCCTCACGCTGGCCCAGCAGAACCCGACGATGACCAAGCACGTCCGCTTCGCCTGGTGGAACGGCGAGGAACAGGGTCTGCAGGGCTCGCAGTATTACGTCGGGCAGCTGACATCCGCCCAGCGCGCCGCCATCAGCGCTTACTACAACTTCGACATGATCGCCTCCACCAACGGCGGCTACTTCATCAACAACCTCAACTCGGCGGCCTCTGCCCCGATGAAGGAGTACTGGACCTCGCTCGGCCTGGCTCCGGAGGAGAACGTCGAGGGCCAGGGACGCTCCGACGACTACTCCTTCCAGCAGGGCGGTATCGCCACCTCGGGGTACGCGACCGGCGCGAGTGACACCAAGACCTCGGCCCAGGCCGCCAAGTGGGGCGGAACGGCCGGGCGTTCGTACGATCCCTGCTACCACCAGTCGTGCGACACGACCGCCAACATCAACGCGACCGCGCTCGACCGCAGCGCCGACGGTGTCGCCTACACGGTGTGGAAGACGGCGGTCGGCACCACCGCACCGGCCGACGACTTCTCCGTCTCGGTGAACCCGGTGTCCGGCAACGTCCAGCCGGGCGCCTCTGCGACCGCGACCGTGTCCACGGCCACCACCAGTGGCTCCGGACAGAGCGTCCGCCTGACGGCCTCCGGCGCACCGAGCGGGGTCACCGTCTCCTTCGCCCCGGCGACCGTGCAGTCGGGATCGTCCTCGACGATGACCGTCTCCGCGGGGGCCCAGGCCACCGCCGGCACCTACACCCTCACGGTGACCGCGACGGGCACCGCCACCCACACCACCACCTACTCGCTGGTCGTCGGTGGCGGCGGCAACTGCCAGGCCCGTCAGGTCGTCGCCAACGGCGGCTTCGAGAACGGCACGGCGCCGTGGACCCAGACGGACGGGGTCATCAACAACCGGACGTCGGAGAAGCCGGCGCACACCGGTTCCTACCAGGCCTGGTTCGGCGGCTGGGGCAGCACCCACAGTGACAGCGCCTCGCAGTCACTGACCGTTCCGGCGGGCTGCTCGACGTACAGGCTGTCGTTCTTCGTGCGCACCGACACCGCCGAGTCGGCGGGCGACGCGACGGCCTACGACACGTTCACCGTCAAGCTGGGGAGCCGGACGCTGGCCACGTACTCGAACCTCGACGCGGGCAGTGGGTACGTCCAGCAGAGCTTCGACGTCGGCTCCGCCGCGGGGCAGACGGTCACGCTGGGGTTCACCAGTAAGGAGGACGCCTACCTCCAGACCAGCTTCGTCGTGGACGATGTCGCGCTCGACGTGAGCTGA
- a CDS encoding aldo/keto reductase, whose protein sequence is MTSGTITAADAGTWQLGDLTVNRMGFGSMRLTQNGAALTTARTPHDRDRAIAVLRRAVDLGVNHIDTAAFYFSPMSSANELINRALGPYPDDLVITTKVGPGRGPSGDWLDWARPQDLRGQVEENLRQLGRDHLDVVNLRMNGPASIADRFGALAELREEGLIRHLGLSNVGADQIAEALPIAPVVCVQNPYGIATRRADADDVLRICEERGIAFVPFYAIAGEGRESGAAAAAESEAVSAVARAHDASPAQVRLAWTLQRGPHVLAIPGTGNPDHLTENVAAAALRLGGDELRLLTELGQHSG, encoded by the coding sequence ATGACTTCGGGAACCATCACCGCAGCGGACGCCGGCACCTGGCAACTGGGCGATCTGACCGTCAACCGGATGGGTTTCGGCTCGATGCGCCTGACCCAGAACGGCGCCGCGCTCACCACCGCCCGCACCCCGCACGACCGGGACCGGGCCATCGCCGTGCTCCGCCGCGCCGTTGACCTCGGTGTGAACCACATCGACACGGCGGCCTTCTACTTCTCGCCGATGAGCTCGGCCAACGAGCTGATCAACCGGGCGCTCGGGCCCTACCCGGACGACCTGGTCATCACCACCAAGGTCGGCCCCGGCCGGGGCCCGTCCGGCGACTGGCTGGACTGGGCCCGGCCGCAGGACCTGCGCGGCCAGGTCGAGGAGAACCTCCGCCAGCTCGGCCGCGACCACCTCGACGTGGTCAACCTCCGGATGAACGGGCCCGCCTCCATCGCGGACCGCTTCGGCGCGCTCGCCGAACTGCGGGAGGAGGGGCTGATCCGCCACCTGGGACTCTCCAACGTCGGGGCGGACCAGATCGCCGAGGCCCTGCCCATCGCACCGGTCGTCTGCGTGCAGAACCCTTACGGCATAGCCACCCGCCGCGCGGACGCCGACGACGTGCTGCGGATCTGCGAGGAGCGGGGCATCGCGTTCGTGCCGTTCTACGCCATCGCGGGCGAGGGCCGGGAGTCCGGTGCTGCCGCCGCCGCGGAGAGCGAGGCGGTGTCGGCCGTCGCCAGGGCCCACGACGCCTCGCCCGCCCAGGTCCGGCTGGCCTGGACCCTCCAGCGCGGACCGCACGTACTGGCCATCCCGGGCACCGGCAACCCGGACCACCTCACCGAGAACGTCGCGGCGGCGGCCCTGCGGCTCGGCGGGGACGAACTGCGGCTCCTCACGGAACTCGGTCAGCACTCCGGCTGA